Proteins encoded by one window of Salmonirosea aquatica:
- a CDS encoding Nramp family divalent metal transporter has translation MIKNIPRKRESTPLLMEQLPSLPEVHSTINVPEGKGWWKKMAAFIGPGLMVAVGYMDPGNWATDIEGGSRFGYTLLSVILISNLFAMLLQHLSLKLGIATGRDLAQACRDYYSRPVSFVLWILCEIAIAACDLAEVIGSAIALNLLFGMPLAVGVVLTGFDVLLILYFQHKGFRVLESIVGGLIALIMVSFIYEMIVAEPSLAGILGGLVPQAKVVTDSTALYIAIGILGATVMPHNLYLHSSIVQTRNFKRDEAGKRSAIKFATVDSTVFLGLAFFVNAAILILSAATFHTNGRFEVADITDAYHLLDPLLGVKWASIFFAVALLASGQNSTLTGTLAGQIVMEGFLNLRLKPWLRRLITRLIAIVPALVVAILYGEEGAAELLVLSQVILSMQLSFAVIPLIMFTSDRAKMGAFANTRWMKVISWVVAAIILTLNAYLLWDTFF, from the coding sequence ATGATTAAAAACATACCCCGCAAGCGGGAAAGTACCCCGCTTCTTATGGAACAATTGCCTTCCCTACCAGAGGTACATTCTACCATCAATGTGCCCGAGGGCAAAGGCTGGTGGAAAAAAATGGCCGCTTTCATTGGGCCCGGCCTGATGGTGGCCGTGGGTTATATGGACCCTGGCAACTGGGCTACCGATATCGAAGGCGGCTCCCGCTTTGGCTACACGCTGCTGTCGGTGATTTTGATTTCAAACCTATTCGCCATGCTGTTGCAGCACTTGTCGCTGAAACTGGGCATCGCCACCGGACGTGACCTGGCCCAAGCTTGCCGTGACTATTACTCACGCCCGGTGTCATTCGTACTCTGGATTTTATGTGAGATCGCCATCGCTGCCTGCGACCTGGCCGAAGTCATCGGTTCTGCCATCGCCCTCAATCTGCTCTTCGGCATGCCGCTGGCCGTGGGTGTGGTACTTACGGGTTTTGATGTGTTGCTGATTCTCTACTTCCAGCACAAAGGATTCCGGGTGCTCGAAAGCATTGTCGGTGGACTCATTGCCCTGATCATGGTCAGTTTTATCTATGAAATGATCGTAGCCGAGCCTTCCTTGGCGGGTATACTGGGTGGACTGGTACCGCAGGCAAAGGTCGTTACCGATTCCACGGCGCTCTACATCGCCATTGGGATTCTGGGCGCTACGGTGATGCCACACAACCTGTACCTGCATTCGAGCATTGTTCAGACCCGCAACTTCAAGCGGGACGAAGCGGGCAAGCGTTCGGCCATTAAATTCGCTACTGTCGACTCCACAGTTTTTCTGGGCCTGGCTTTCTTTGTCAATGCGGCTATTTTGATCCTTTCTGCGGCTACCTTTCACACCAATGGGCGTTTTGAAGTGGCCGACATCACCGATGCTTACCATTTGCTCGATCCCCTACTGGGCGTAAAATGGGCCAGCATATTCTTTGCGGTGGCCCTGCTGGCTTCGGGCCAGAACTCGACGCTGACGGGTACCCTGGCCGGGCAGATTGTGATGGAAGGCTTCCTGAACCTGCGCCTTAAGCCCTGGTTGCGGCGGCTTATCACCCGGCTCATTGCCATTGTGCCCGCACTGGTGGTGGCGATTCTCTACGGTGAAGAGGGTGCCGCCGAACTCCTGGTACTCAGTCAGGTAATTCTCTCCATGCAATTGAGTTTTGCGGTTATTCCGCTGATCATGTTTACCAGCGACCGGGCCAAGATGGGGGCATTTGCCAACACCCGATGGATGAAGGTCATCAGCTGGGTAGTGGCCGCCATCATCCTGACGTTGAATGCCTACCTTTTGTGGGATACTTTTTTCTGA
- a CDS encoding metal-dependent transcriptional regulator, with the protein MQHSFTEENYLKIIHNLSGPEGTEVSTNALAEGTATRAASVTDMLKKLAEKDLIHYKKYQGVTLTPTGEKLALKIIRKHRLWEVFLVETLGFGWDEVHDIAEELEHIPSDRLVERLAAFLGNPQFDPHGDPIPDAKGNMPAADYLKLSELHEGDKVLMMGVLEHATPFLQHLDRSGLMLGCEMEIKEINEYDKSALVQIDGVKTLFISQEVSKHLLVQRV; encoded by the coding sequence ATGCAGCATTCGTTCACTGAAGAAAATTATCTGAAAATCATTCACAACCTGTCAGGCCCCGAAGGGACGGAAGTGAGTACCAACGCCCTGGCCGAAGGAACGGCAACCCGCGCGGCTTCGGTGACTGACATGCTCAAGAAACTGGCAGAGAAGGATTTGATTCATTATAAAAAATACCAGGGGGTCACGCTGACTCCAACGGGCGAAAAACTGGCTCTTAAAATAATCCGTAAGCATCGGTTATGGGAAGTTTTTCTGGTCGAAACGCTGGGATTCGGTTGGGATGAGGTGCATGATATTGCCGAAGAACTGGAACACATTCCTTCAGACCGCCTTGTGGAACGGCTGGCCGCTTTTCTGGGCAATCCGCAATTCGACCCCCACGGCGACCCGATTCCCGATGCGAAAGGCAATATGCCGGCCGCCGACTACCTGAAGCTGTCGGAGTTGCACGAAGGCGACAAGGTATTGATGATGGGGGTACTTGAGCACGCCACGCCATTCCTCCAACACCTTGATCGCTCCGGGCTGATGCTGGGTTGCGAAATGGAAATCAAGGAAATCAATGAATACGACAAGTCGGCGCTAGTACAGATCGATGGCGTAAAAACGCTGTTCATCAGCCAGGAAGTCTCCAAACATCTCCTGGTACAACGTGTTTAA